A DNA window from Pungitius pungitius chromosome 1, fPunPun2.1, whole genome shotgun sequence contains the following coding sequences:
- the myt1a gene encoding myelin transcription factor 1 isoform X4: MSQDTAETRTRTRSKGSRVSTDLVAQDTKQELNSSCPTPGCDGKGHVSGRYSRHRSILGCPIVKKRKLEEAEAEENQSAPKRRNQPATEAGDEGFNADSDAAEEEEVQKEEEDDYNLKEKKKNKTKGSPESTQNCALETTEDIVGPPAEVGDNESFTLETENETVTETTAEEVKPATESEDKTQEEPEEEGQLLIKEQSSEKPEEATGLTETKEEEEEEADEEKEEAEQQKRREGIVQERHMMSQENSDHQYSSGDYNHQAKESTKDQREREEPEEDEEEDKEEEEGEEEGEEGEEREVHQEIHIPSTLSPQTQGSEAEMSLREEKICTPMIEEEDDEDEREEEEEGLGKDVGEVVDEEEEDRDSSKASPATVVIEVRSEEDDDEDDDEEEEEEEEEEEEEEEEEEYEGEEQDRVSEGSGVTDDSENWDMTRGNLGLLEQAIALKAEEVKGGQEARSSPDYQPYSSSSKGSEPAAAARRTAHYSKEKKEVKCPTPGCDGTGHVTGLYPHHRSLSGCPHKDRIPPEILAMHENVLKCPTPGCTGQGHVNSNRNTHRSLSGCPIAAATKLNKGQDKQVILQAPPSEPPSNSDRVLRPMCFVKQLEIPQYGSFRPNAVTTTPRANLAKELEKYSKVSFDYASFDVQVFGKRMLIPKTPSSAETSPKAFKSKSFPKASSPSHSVSGGFSMSASSSSSYDYSQDAEAAHMAATAILNLSTRCWERPETISTKPREPGSKESDIEVDENGTLDLSLKKTKREGVQPPEPSSSSSSSSQHIGAAPSQSLTQPEWEGPLDFTKSSGVKEEDHEEVEYTAPSYTSSDGEEGDQENLEERKYPGEVTTGSFKVKFQPKDSKKEILICPTPGCDGSGHITGNYASHRSLSGCPLADKSLRTLMAAHTAELKCPTPGCDGSGHITGNYASHRSLSGCPRAKKGGVKSTPTKDDKEDSELLRCPVPGCDSLGHISGKYATHRSAYGCPLAARRQKEGLLNGTPFSWKAFKTEGPTCPTPGCDGSGHANGSFLTHRSLSGCPRATANKKRAKFPGDEYITAKFRASDVLDNDEDIKQLNKEINELSESNSEMEADMMNLHTQISSMENNLKSMEEENKHIEERNEALFLELSGLSEALIRSLTNIRLPSLQEPLSEQNFDSYVDTLTHMFTNKECYQNPENRALLESINQAVKGIEV; this comes from the exons ATGAGCCAAGACACTGCAGAGACACGAACACGAACCCGCTCCAAAGGAAGCCGGG TGTCGACAGACCTTGTGGCACAAGATACGAAGCAGGAGTTAAA CAGCAGCTGTCCCACCCCTGGATGCGATGGCAAAGGTCATGTGAGTGGAAGATACTCTCGACACAGAAG CATACTGGGATGCCCAatagtgaagaaaagaaaactggaGGAGGCTGAAGCTGAGGAGAACCAGTCTGCTCCCAAGAGGAGGAACCAGCCGGCCACAGAAGCAGGAGATGAAGGCTTCAATGCTGACAGTGacgcagcagaagaagaggaagtacagaaagaggaggaagacgactaTAAtctcaaagagaagaagaaaaacaagacaaaaggcagCCCAGAGTCAACACAAA ACTGCGCACTGGAGACAACAGAGGACATAGTTGGTCCTCCGGCTGAAGTCGGCGACAACGAAAGCTTCACTTTGGAGACGGAGAATGAAACAGTAACAGAGACAACTGCCGAGGAAGTGAAGCCAGCCACAGAGAGCGAGGATAAAACacaggaggagccggaggaggaagGCCAGCTGCTTATCAAGGAGCAGTCATCAGAGAAACCTGAAGAGGCAACAGGGCTTACAGAgacaaaagaagaggaggaagaggaagcagatgaagaaaaggaagaggcTGAGCAGCAGAAACGACGAGAGGGTATCGTACAAGAAAGACACATGATGAGTCAGGAAAACTCTGATCACCAGTACTCCAGTGGGGATTATAACCACCAGGCCAAAGAATCAACAAAGgaccagagggagagggaggaaccggaggaggacgaagaggaggacaaagaggaggaggaaggggaggaggagggggaggagggagaggagagggaggtccACCAAGAGATTCACATTCCTTCCACATTGAGTCCACAAACTCAGGGATCTGAGGCTGAGATGTCACTCAGGGAAGAAAAAATCTGCACTCCTATgattgaggaggaggacgatgaagatgaaagagaggaagaggaggagggcttGGGGAAGGACGTAGGCGAGGTggtggatgaggaagaggaggaccgAGACTCCAGCAAAGCCTCTCCGGCAACAGTGGTTATAGAAGTCCGCTCagaggaggatgatgacgaggatgatgacgaggaggaggaggaggaggaagaggaggaggaggaagaggaggaagaggaggagtatgaaggagaggagcaggaccGTGTCTCAGAGGGCTCGGGAGTCACAGACGACTCAGAGAACTGGGATATGACTCGGGGGAACCTGGGGCTGCTGGAGCAGGCCATCGCCCTGAAGGCGGAGGAAGTgaagggggggcaggaggcCCGCAGCTCCCCCGACTACCAGCCGTACAGCTCCTCCAGCAAGGGCTCCGAGCCGGCTGCTGCAGCGCGCCGCACTGCTCACTACAGCAAAG AGAAGAAGGAGGTGAAGTGTCCAACCCCAGGGTGTGACGGGACAGGTCATGTGACCGGGCTGTACCCTCACCATCGCAGTCTATCGGGATGTCCTCACAAAGACCGAATCCCTCCGGAGA TCCTGGCCATGCATGAGAACGTCTTGAAGTGTCCAACTCCTGGGTGCACAGGCCAAGGCCATGTCAACAGTAACCGCAACACACACCGCAG TCTGTCCGGCTGTCCCATCGCAGCAGCAACTAAGCTCAACAAGGGCCAAGACAAGCAGGTTATTTTACAGGCACCCCCCAGCGAACCCCCTTCCAACTCTGACAGAGTGCTCAG GCCCATGTGTTTTGTGAAACAGCTGGAGATCCCTCAGTACGGCAGCTTCCGGCCCAACGCGGTGACCACCACGCCGAGAGCTAACCTGGccaaggagctggagaagtACTCCAAGGTGTCTTTTGACTATGCAAGCTTTGATGTCCAGGTGTTTGGAAAGCGTATGCTCATTCCAAAGACACCCAGCAGCGCCGAAACGTCACCCAAAGCCTTCAAAT CTAAATCATTCCCTAAGGCCTCCTCGCCCAGTCACAGTGTGTCAGGAGGCTTTTCCATGAGCGCCTCGTCCTCCAGTAGTTATGACTACAGCCAAGATGCAGAGGCGGCCCACATGGCAGCGACAGCCATCCTCAACCTCTCCACCCGCTGCTGGGAGAGACCAGAGACCATCAGCACCAAGCCCAGGGAACCGGGCTCCAAG GAGTCGGACATCGAGGTGGATGAGAACGGCACCTTGGACCTCAGCTTGAAGAAGACCAAGAGGGAGGGCGTGCAACCTCCAGagccttcgtcctcctcctcgtcttcctctcaaCACATCGGAGCCGCCCCGTCTCAGAGCCTCACTCAGCCTGAGTGGGAGGGGCCGCTGGACTTCACCAAGTCCAGTGGAGTCAAGGAGGAAGACCATGAAGAG GTGGAATATACAGCTCCTTCATACACCTCCTCAGATGGTGAGGAAGGGGACCAGGAGAATCTGGAGGAAAGGAAGTACCCGGGTGAGGTCACCACCGGCAGCTTCAAGGTCAAGTTTCAGCCCAAAGACAGCAAAAAGGAGATTCTTAT ATGTCCCACCCCAGGCTGTGATGGCAGTGGACACATTACTGGCAACTACGCATCACACCGAAG TCTGTCAGGCTGTCCTCTTGCTGATAAATCACTTCGGACCCTCATGGCTGCCCACACAGCTGAACTAAA gtgtcCCACCCCAGGTTGTGACGGATCCGGCCACATCACAGGAAACTACGCCTCACACAGAAG TCTGTCCGGATGCCCTAGAGCCAAGAAAGGAGGGGTCAAATCAACTCCCACCAAGGACGACAAGGAAGACTCGGAGCTCTTGAG GTGTCCAGTTCCTGGCTGTGACAGTCTGGGCCACATCAGCGGGAAATACGCCACCCACCGCAGTGCCTACGGCTGCCCGCTGGCAGCCCGCCGGCAGAAGGAGGGTCTCCTGAACGGCACCCCCTTCTCCTGGAAGGCCTTCAAGACCGAGGGCCCGACGTGCCCGACGCCAGGCTGCGACGGCTCGGGCCACGCCAACGGAAGCTTCCTGACGCACCGCAG TCTCTCAGGTTGTCCCAGAGCGACAGCCAACAAGAAGAGAGCCAAATTCCCCGGAGACGAGTACATCACTGCAAAGTTCAGAGCCAGCGATG TTCTGGACAACGATGAGGACATCAAGCAGCTGAACAAGGAGATCAATGAGCTGAGCGAGTCCAACTCGGAGATGGAGGCGGACATGATGAATCTGCACACTCAG ATCTCTTCAATGGAAAACAACCTGAAgagcatggaggaggagaacaaacaTATCGAGGAGAGGAATGAGGCCTTATTCCTGGAGCTATCTGGCCTGAGTGAAGCTTTGATCCGCAGCTTGACCAACATCCGCCTGCCCTCCCTG
- the myt1a gene encoding myelin transcription factor 1 isoform X3, producing the protein MSQDTAETRTRTRSKGSRVSTDLVAQDTKQELNSSCPTPGCDGKGHVSGRYSRHRSILGCPIVKKRKLEEAEAEENQSAPKRRNQPATEAGDEGFNADSDAAEEEEVQKEEEDDYNLKEKKKNKTKGSPESTQTDCALETTEDIVGPPAEVGDNESFTLETENETVTETTAEEVKPATESEDKTQEEPEEEGQLLIKEQSSEKPEEATGLTETKEEEEEEADEEKEEAEQQKRREGIVQERHMMSQENSDHQYSSGDYNHQAKESTKDQREREEPEEDEEEDKEEEEGEEEGEEGEEREVHQEIHIPSTLSPQTQGSEAEMSLREEKICTPMIEEEDDEDEREEEEEGLGKDVGEVVDEEEEDRDSSKASPATVVIEVRSEEDDDEDDDEEEEEEEEEEEEEEEEEEYEGEEQDRVSEGSGVTDDSENWDMTRGNLGLLEQAIALKAEEVKGGQEARSSPDYQPYSSSSKGSEPAAAARRTAHYSKEKKEVKCPTPGCDGTGHVTGLYPHHRSLSGCPHKDRIPPEILAMHENVLKCPTPGCTGQGHVNSNRNTHRSLSGCPIAAATKLNKGQDKQVILQAPPSEPPSNSDRVLRPMCFVKQLEIPQYGSFRPNAVTTTPRANLAKELEKYSKVSFDYASFDVQVFGKRMLIPKTPSSAETSPKAFKSKSFPKASSPSHSVSGGFSMSASSSSSYDYSQDAEAAHMAATAILNLSTRCWERPETISTKPREPGSKESDIEVDENGTLDLSLKKTKREGVQPPEPSSSSSSSSQHIGAAPSQSLTQPEWEGPLDFTKSSGVKEEDHEEVEYTAPSYTSSDGEEGDQENLEERKYPGEVTTGSFKVKFQPKDSKKEILICPTPGCDGSGHITGNYASHRSLSGCPLADKSLRTLMAAHTAELKCPTPGCDGSGHITGNYASHRSLSGCPRAKKGGVKSTPTKDDKEDSELLRCPVPGCDSLGHISGKYATHRSAYGCPLAARRQKEGLLNGTPFSWKAFKTEGPTCPTPGCDGSGHANGSFLTHRSLSGCPRATANKKRAKFPGDEYITAKFRASDVLDNDEDIKQLNKEINELSESNSEMEADMMNLHTQISSMENNLKSMEEENKHIEERNEALFLELSGLSEALIRSLTNIRLPSLEPLSEQNFDSYVDTLTHMFTNKECYQNPENRALLESINQAVKGIEV; encoded by the exons ATGAGCCAAGACACTGCAGAGACACGAACACGAACCCGCTCCAAAGGAAGCCGGG TGTCGACAGACCTTGTGGCACAAGATACGAAGCAGGAGTTAAA CAGCAGCTGTCCCACCCCTGGATGCGATGGCAAAGGTCATGTGAGTGGAAGATACTCTCGACACAGAAG CATACTGGGATGCCCAatagtgaagaaaagaaaactggaGGAGGCTGAAGCTGAGGAGAACCAGTCTGCTCCCAAGAGGAGGAACCAGCCGGCCACAGAAGCAGGAGATGAAGGCTTCAATGCTGACAGTGacgcagcagaagaagaggaagtacagaaagaggaggaagacgactaTAAtctcaaagagaagaagaaaaacaagacaaaaggcagCCCAGAGTCAACACAAA CAGACTGCGCACTGGAGACAACAGAGGACATAGTTGGTCCTCCGGCTGAAGTCGGCGACAACGAAAGCTTCACTTTGGAGACGGAGAATGAAACAGTAACAGAGACAACTGCCGAGGAAGTGAAGCCAGCCACAGAGAGCGAGGATAAAACacaggaggagccggaggaggaagGCCAGCTGCTTATCAAGGAGCAGTCATCAGAGAAACCTGAAGAGGCAACAGGGCTTACAGAgacaaaagaagaggaggaagaggaagcagatgaagaaaaggaagaggcTGAGCAGCAGAAACGACGAGAGGGTATCGTACAAGAAAGACACATGATGAGTCAGGAAAACTCTGATCACCAGTACTCCAGTGGGGATTATAACCACCAGGCCAAAGAATCAACAAAGgaccagagggagagggaggaaccggaggaggacgaagaggaggacaaagaggaggaggaaggggaggaggagggggaggagggagaggagagggaggtccACCAAGAGATTCACATTCCTTCCACATTGAGTCCACAAACTCAGGGATCTGAGGCTGAGATGTCACTCAGGGAAGAAAAAATCTGCACTCCTATgattgaggaggaggacgatgaagatgaaagagaggaagaggaggagggcttGGGGAAGGACGTAGGCGAGGTggtggatgaggaagaggaggaccgAGACTCCAGCAAAGCCTCTCCGGCAACAGTGGTTATAGAAGTCCGCTCagaggaggatgatgacgaggatgatgacgaggaggaggaggaggaggaagaggaggaggaggaagaggaggaagaggaggagtatgaaggagaggagcaggaccGTGTCTCAGAGGGCTCGGGAGTCACAGACGACTCAGAGAACTGGGATATGACTCGGGGGAACCTGGGGCTGCTGGAGCAGGCCATCGCCCTGAAGGCGGAGGAAGTgaagggggggcaggaggcCCGCAGCTCCCCCGACTACCAGCCGTACAGCTCCTCCAGCAAGGGCTCCGAGCCGGCTGCTGCAGCGCGCCGCACTGCTCACTACAGCAAAG AGAAGAAGGAGGTGAAGTGTCCAACCCCAGGGTGTGACGGGACAGGTCATGTGACCGGGCTGTACCCTCACCATCGCAGTCTATCGGGATGTCCTCACAAAGACCGAATCCCTCCGGAGA TCCTGGCCATGCATGAGAACGTCTTGAAGTGTCCAACTCCTGGGTGCACAGGCCAAGGCCATGTCAACAGTAACCGCAACACACACCGCAG TCTGTCCGGCTGTCCCATCGCAGCAGCAACTAAGCTCAACAAGGGCCAAGACAAGCAGGTTATTTTACAGGCACCCCCCAGCGAACCCCCTTCCAACTCTGACAGAGTGCTCAG GCCCATGTGTTTTGTGAAACAGCTGGAGATCCCTCAGTACGGCAGCTTCCGGCCCAACGCGGTGACCACCACGCCGAGAGCTAACCTGGccaaggagctggagaagtACTCCAAGGTGTCTTTTGACTATGCAAGCTTTGATGTCCAGGTGTTTGGAAAGCGTATGCTCATTCCAAAGACACCCAGCAGCGCCGAAACGTCACCCAAAGCCTTCAAAT CTAAATCATTCCCTAAGGCCTCCTCGCCCAGTCACAGTGTGTCAGGAGGCTTTTCCATGAGCGCCTCGTCCTCCAGTAGTTATGACTACAGCCAAGATGCAGAGGCGGCCCACATGGCAGCGACAGCCATCCTCAACCTCTCCACCCGCTGCTGGGAGAGACCAGAGACCATCAGCACCAAGCCCAGGGAACCGGGCTCCAAG GAGTCGGACATCGAGGTGGATGAGAACGGCACCTTGGACCTCAGCTTGAAGAAGACCAAGAGGGAGGGCGTGCAACCTCCAGagccttcgtcctcctcctcgtcttcctctcaaCACATCGGAGCCGCCCCGTCTCAGAGCCTCACTCAGCCTGAGTGGGAGGGGCCGCTGGACTTCACCAAGTCCAGTGGAGTCAAGGAGGAAGACCATGAAGAG GTGGAATATACAGCTCCTTCATACACCTCCTCAGATGGTGAGGAAGGGGACCAGGAGAATCTGGAGGAAAGGAAGTACCCGGGTGAGGTCACCACCGGCAGCTTCAAGGTCAAGTTTCAGCCCAAAGACAGCAAAAAGGAGATTCTTAT ATGTCCCACCCCAGGCTGTGATGGCAGTGGACACATTACTGGCAACTACGCATCACACCGAAG TCTGTCAGGCTGTCCTCTTGCTGATAAATCACTTCGGACCCTCATGGCTGCCCACACAGCTGAACTAAA gtgtcCCACCCCAGGTTGTGACGGATCCGGCCACATCACAGGAAACTACGCCTCACACAGAAG TCTGTCCGGATGCCCTAGAGCCAAGAAAGGAGGGGTCAAATCAACTCCCACCAAGGACGACAAGGAAGACTCGGAGCTCTTGAG GTGTCCAGTTCCTGGCTGTGACAGTCTGGGCCACATCAGCGGGAAATACGCCACCCACCGCAGTGCCTACGGCTGCCCGCTGGCAGCCCGCCGGCAGAAGGAGGGTCTCCTGAACGGCACCCCCTTCTCCTGGAAGGCCTTCAAGACCGAGGGCCCGACGTGCCCGACGCCAGGCTGCGACGGCTCGGGCCACGCCAACGGAAGCTTCCTGACGCACCGCAG TCTCTCAGGTTGTCCCAGAGCGACAGCCAACAAGAAGAGAGCCAAATTCCCCGGAGACGAGTACATCACTGCAAAGTTCAGAGCCAGCGATG TTCTGGACAACGATGAGGACATCAAGCAGCTGAACAAGGAGATCAATGAGCTGAGCGAGTCCAACTCGGAGATGGAGGCGGACATGATGAATCTGCACACTCAG ATCTCTTCAATGGAAAACAACCTGAAgagcatggaggaggagaacaaacaTATCGAGGAGAGGAATGAGGCCTTATTCCTGGAGCTATCTGGCCTGAGTGAAGCTTTGATCCGCAGCTTGACCAACATCCGCCTGCCCTCCCTG
- the myt1a gene encoding myelin transcription factor 1 isoform X6, producing the protein MSQDTAETRTRTRSKGSRVSTDLVAQDTKQELNSSCPTPGCDGKGHVSGRYSRHRSILGCPIVKKRKLEEAEAEENQSAPKRRNQPATEAGDEGFNADSDAAEEEEVQKEEEDDYNLKEKKKNKTKGSPESTQTDCALETTEDIVGPPAEVGDNESFTLETENETVTETTAEEVKPATESEDKTQEEPEEEGQLLIKEQSSEKPEEATGLTETKEEEEEEADEEKEEAEQQKRREGIVQERHMMSQENSDHQYSSGDYNHQAKESTKDQREREEPEEDEEEDKEEEEGEEEGEEGEEREVHQEIHIPSTLSPQTQGSEAEMSLREEKICTPMIEEEDDEDEREEEEEGLGKDVGEVVDEEEEDRDSSKASPATVVIEVRSEEDDDEDDDEEEEEEEEEEEEEEEEEEYEGEEQDRVSEGSGVTDDSENWDMTRGNLGLLEQAIALKAEEVKGGQEARSSPDYQPYSSSSKGSEPAAAARRTAHYSKEKKEVKCPTPGCDGTGHVTGLYPHHRSLSGCPHKDRIPPEILAMHENVLKCPTPGCTGQGHVNSNRNTHRSLSGCPIAAATKLNKGQDKQVILQAPPSEPPSNSDRVLRPMCFVKQLEIPQYGSFRPNAVTTTPRANLAKELEKYSKVSFDYASFDVQVFGKRMLIPKTPSSAETSPKAFKSKSFPKASSPSHSVSGGFSMSASSSSSYDYSQDAEAAHMAATAILNLSTRCWERPETISTKPREPGSKESDIEVDENGTLDLSLKKTKREGVQPPEPSSSSSSSSQHIGAAPSQSLTQPEWEGPLDFTKSSGVKEEDHEEVEYTAPSYTSSDGEEGDQENLEERKYPGEVTTGSFKVKFQPKDSKKEILMCPTPGCDGSGHITGNYASHRSLSGCPRAKKGGVKSTPTKDDKEDSELLRCPVPGCDSLGHISGKYATHRSAYGCPLAARRQKEGLLNGTPFSWKAFKTEGPTCPTPGCDGSGHANGSFLTHRSLSGCPRATANKKRAKFPGDEYITAKFRASDVLDNDEDIKQLNKEINELSESNSEMEADMMNLHTQISSMENNLKSMEEENKHIEERNEALFLELSGLSEALIRSLTNIRLPSLQEPLSEQNFDSYVDTLTHMFTNKECYQNPENRALLESINQAVKGIEV; encoded by the exons ATGAGCCAAGACACTGCAGAGACACGAACACGAACCCGCTCCAAAGGAAGCCGGG TGTCGACAGACCTTGTGGCACAAGATACGAAGCAGGAGTTAAA CAGCAGCTGTCCCACCCCTGGATGCGATGGCAAAGGTCATGTGAGTGGAAGATACTCTCGACACAGAAG CATACTGGGATGCCCAatagtgaagaaaagaaaactggaGGAGGCTGAAGCTGAGGAGAACCAGTCTGCTCCCAAGAGGAGGAACCAGCCGGCCACAGAAGCAGGAGATGAAGGCTTCAATGCTGACAGTGacgcagcagaagaagaggaagtacagaaagaggaggaagacgactaTAAtctcaaagagaagaagaaaaacaagacaaaaggcagCCCAGAGTCAACACAAA CAGACTGCGCACTGGAGACAACAGAGGACATAGTTGGTCCTCCGGCTGAAGTCGGCGACAACGAAAGCTTCACTTTGGAGACGGAGAATGAAACAGTAACAGAGACAACTGCCGAGGAAGTGAAGCCAGCCACAGAGAGCGAGGATAAAACacaggaggagccggaggaggaagGCCAGCTGCTTATCAAGGAGCAGTCATCAGAGAAACCTGAAGAGGCAACAGGGCTTACAGAgacaaaagaagaggaggaagaggaagcagatgaagaaaaggaagaggcTGAGCAGCAGAAACGACGAGAGGGTATCGTACAAGAAAGACACATGATGAGTCAGGAAAACTCTGATCACCAGTACTCCAGTGGGGATTATAACCACCAGGCCAAAGAATCAACAAAGgaccagagggagagggaggaaccggaggaggacgaagaggaggacaaagaggaggaggaaggggaggaggagggggaggagggagaggagagggaggtccACCAAGAGATTCACATTCCTTCCACATTGAGTCCACAAACTCAGGGATCTGAGGCTGAGATGTCACTCAGGGAAGAAAAAATCTGCACTCCTATgattgaggaggaggacgatgaagatgaaagagaggaagaggaggagggcttGGGGAAGGACGTAGGCGAGGTggtggatgaggaagaggaggaccgAGACTCCAGCAAAGCCTCTCCGGCAACAGTGGTTATAGAAGTCCGCTCagaggaggatgatgacgaggatgatgacgaggaggaggaggaggaggaagaggaggaggaggaagaggaggaagaggaggagtatgaaggagaggagcaggaccGTGTCTCAGAGGGCTCGGGAGTCACAGACGACTCAGAGAACTGGGATATGACTCGGGGGAACCTGGGGCTGCTGGAGCAGGCCATCGCCCTGAAGGCGGAGGAAGTgaagggggggcaggaggcCCGCAGCTCCCCCGACTACCAGCCGTACAGCTCCTCCAGCAAGGGCTCCGAGCCGGCTGCTGCAGCGCGCCGCACTGCTCACTACAGCAAAG AGAAGAAGGAGGTGAAGTGTCCAACCCCAGGGTGTGACGGGACAGGTCATGTGACCGGGCTGTACCCTCACCATCGCAGTCTATCGGGATGTCCTCACAAAGACCGAATCCCTCCGGAGA TCCTGGCCATGCATGAGAACGTCTTGAAGTGTCCAACTCCTGGGTGCACAGGCCAAGGCCATGTCAACAGTAACCGCAACACACACCGCAG TCTGTCCGGCTGTCCCATCGCAGCAGCAACTAAGCTCAACAAGGGCCAAGACAAGCAGGTTATTTTACAGGCACCCCCCAGCGAACCCCCTTCCAACTCTGACAGAGTGCTCAG GCCCATGTGTTTTGTGAAACAGCTGGAGATCCCTCAGTACGGCAGCTTCCGGCCCAACGCGGTGACCACCACGCCGAGAGCTAACCTGGccaaggagctggagaagtACTCCAAGGTGTCTTTTGACTATGCAAGCTTTGATGTCCAGGTGTTTGGAAAGCGTATGCTCATTCCAAAGACACCCAGCAGCGCCGAAACGTCACCCAAAGCCTTCAAAT CTAAATCATTCCCTAAGGCCTCCTCGCCCAGTCACAGTGTGTCAGGAGGCTTTTCCATGAGCGCCTCGTCCTCCAGTAGTTATGACTACAGCCAAGATGCAGAGGCGGCCCACATGGCAGCGACAGCCATCCTCAACCTCTCCACCCGCTGCTGGGAGAGACCAGAGACCATCAGCACCAAGCCCAGGGAACCGGGCTCCAAG GAGTCGGACATCGAGGTGGATGAGAACGGCACCTTGGACCTCAGCTTGAAGAAGACCAAGAGGGAGGGCGTGCAACCTCCAGagccttcgtcctcctcctcgtcttcctctcaaCACATCGGAGCCGCCCCGTCTCAGAGCCTCACTCAGCCTGAGTGGGAGGGGCCGCTGGACTTCACCAAGTCCAGTGGAGTCAAGGAGGAAGACCATGAAGAG GTGGAATATACAGCTCCTTCATACACCTCCTCAGATGGTGAGGAAGGGGACCAGGAGAATCTGGAGGAAAGGAAGTACCCGGGTGAGGTCACCACCGGCAGCTTCAAGGTCAAGTTTCAGCCCAAAGACAGCAAAAAGGAGATTCTTAT gtgtcCCACCCCAGGTTGTGACGGATCCGGCCACATCACAGGAAACTACGCCTCACACAGAAG TCTGTCCGGATGCCCTAGAGCCAAGAAAGGAGGGGTCAAATCAACTCCCACCAAGGACGACAAGGAAGACTCGGAGCTCTTGAG GTGTCCAGTTCCTGGCTGTGACAGTCTGGGCCACATCAGCGGGAAATACGCCACCCACCGCAGTGCCTACGGCTGCCCGCTGGCAGCCCGCCGGCAGAAGGAGGGTCTCCTGAACGGCACCCCCTTCTCCTGGAAGGCCTTCAAGACCGAGGGCCCGACGTGCCCGACGCCAGGCTGCGACGGCTCGGGCCACGCCAACGGAAGCTTCCTGACGCACCGCAG TCTCTCAGGTTGTCCCAGAGCGACAGCCAACAAGAAGAGAGCCAAATTCCCCGGAGACGAGTACATCACTGCAAAGTTCAGAGCCAGCGATG TTCTGGACAACGATGAGGACATCAAGCAGCTGAACAAGGAGATCAATGAGCTGAGCGAGTCCAACTCGGAGATGGAGGCGGACATGATGAATCTGCACACTCAG ATCTCTTCAATGGAAAACAACCTGAAgagcatggaggaggagaacaaacaTATCGAGGAGAGGAATGAGGCCTTATTCCTGGAGCTATCTGGCCTGAGTGAAGCTTTGATCCGCAGCTTGACCAACATCCGCCTGCCCTCCCTG